In one Ochotona princeps isolate mOchPri1 chromosome 16, mOchPri1.hap1, whole genome shotgun sequence genomic region, the following are encoded:
- the ADGRG3 gene encoding adhesion G protein-coupled receptor G3 isoform X2 gives MMVTPRLLGVLLLFLLLASGQRPIEKPRNVCLGILGAGQYDPFSLEETAQCFAKCQRRHQESCNEGSLQSYWLNYEKYLVQNLKHRVDLPFVKAVVQTFSTNTTEDLNFSLKLSEVPRRVMKGENKPPDGVRFPKSFFRDLPGNRSVVQLVLMVLNVGLGTLFKGPRLSLEDGSRVLNNRLVSLSVNKTPVTRLAEPVEITFSHQRQPPNMTFTCVFWDTDKGDWDSKGCSTECQAEKTVCRCDHLTFFALLLRPILDQTTAHILTRISQAACAVSTIFLAFTIVLYTALRLSRQRFKSEDPPKIHVSLSSSLLLLNLAFLINVGSGSGGSSATCWARGAMFHYFLLTTFTWMCLEAFHLYLLAIQVFNTYFRHYFLKLSLVGWGLPALVVIGTGSANSYGLYNIRDQDNRTSLELCWFHEETALHVTVHGYFLVTFLFGAVVLALVAWKICTLSSATAGKQEGQSWKAVFTVLGLSSLVGMTWGLAILTPLGLSTIYVFALLNSLQGVFIFCWFFMLYLPRQSANSSSSGTARVDQAQFSSPE, from the exons ATGATGGTGACTCCCCGACTCTTAGGTGTCTTGCTcctgttcctgctcctggcctcag GTCAGAGGCCCATTGAAAAGCCAAGAAACGTCTGCTTGGGGATCCTGGGTGCAGGCCAGTACGACCCCTTCTCCTTGGAGGAGACCGCCCAGTGCTTTGCAAAGTGTCAACGGAGGCACCAGGAGTCGTGCAACGAGGGGAGCCTGCAGAG CTACTGGCTCAACTATGAGAAGTACCTGGTGCAGAATTTGAAGCACAGGGTGGACTTGCCTTTCGTCAAAGCTGTGGTCCAGACCTTCAGCACCAACACCACAGAGGACCTGAACTTCTCTCTAAAGCTCTCTGAG GTTCCAAGGCGGGTGATGAAGGGCGAGAACAAGCCCCCTGATGGAGTCCGATTTCCCAAGAGCTTTTTCAGAGACCTGCCAGGCAACAGGTCCGTCGTCCAGCTGGTCTTGATGGTTCTGAACGTAGGCCTGGGGACTCTCTTCAAG GGTCCCCGGCTCAGCCTGGAGGATGGCAGCCGCGTGTTGAACAACCGCCTGGTGAGCTTGAGTGTGAACAAAACACCTGTCACCAGGCTGGCCGAACCCGTGGAGATCACTTTCTCCCACCAGCGCCAGCCCCCT AACATGACCTTCACCTGTGTGTTCTGGGACACGGACAAAG GAGATTGGGATTCCAAGGGCTGCTCCACAGAGTGCCAAGCCGAGAAGACTGTCTGCCGCTGCGACCACCTGACATTTTTTGCCTTGCTGCTG AGGCCCATCTTGGACCAGACCACCGCACACATCCTCACACGCATCTCCCAGGCGGCCTGCGCTGTATCCACCATCTTCCTGGCCTTTACCATTGTCCTCTACACTGCCTTGAG GCTCTCCCGGCAGAGGTTCAAGTCAGAAGATCCCCCCAAGATCCACGTGTCCCTGAGCAGTAGCCTCCTTCTGCTGAATCTGGCCTTCTTGATCAATGTGGGCAGTGGCTCTGGAGGCTCCAGTGCTACCTGCTGGGCCCGGGGTGCCATGTTCCATTACTTCCTGCTTACTACCTTCACCTGGATGTGCCTGGAAGCCTTCCATCTCTACCTGCTTGCTATTCAGGTCTTCAACACCTACTTTAGGCACTATTTCCTGAAGCTGAGCTTGGTGGGCTGGG gcctgcctgccctCGTGGTCATTGGCACAGGGAGTGCCAACAGCTATGGCCTCTACAACATCCGTGACCAGGACAACCGCACCTCGCTAGAGCT GTGCTGGTTCCATGAAGAAACTGCCCTCCATGTCACTGTCCATGGTTACTTCCTGGTCACCTTCCTATTTGGCGCTGTGGTCCTGGCCTTGGTGGCATGGAAGATCTGTACTCTTTCAAGTGCCACGGCAGGCAagcaggaggggcagagctggaaggCGGTCTTCACGGTGCTGGGGCTCTCAAGCCTTGTGGGCATGACGTGGGGGCTAGCCATCCTCACACCCCTGGGTCTCTCCACCATCTATGTCTTCGCACTTCTCAACTCACTGCAAG
- the ADGRG3 gene encoding adhesion G protein-coupled receptor G3 isoform X1, producing MMVTPRLLGVLLLFLLLASAHHSHCATPGQRPIEKPRNVCLGILGAGQYDPFSLEETAQCFAKCQRRHQESCNEGSLQSYWLNYEKYLVQNLKHRVDLPFVKAVVQTFSTNTTEDLNFSLKLSEVPRRVMKGENKPPDGVRFPKSFFRDLPGNRSVVQLVLMVLNVGLGTLFKGPRLSLEDGSRVLNNRLVSLSVNKTPVTRLAEPVEITFSHQRQPPNMTFTCVFWDTDKGDWDSKGCSTECQAEKTVCRCDHLTFFALLLRPILDQTTAHILTRISQAACAVSTIFLAFTIVLYTALRLSRQRFKSEDPPKIHVSLSSSLLLLNLAFLINVGSGSGGSSATCWARGAMFHYFLLTTFTWMCLEAFHLYLLAIQVFNTYFRHYFLKLSLVGWGLPALVVIGTGSANSYGLYNIRDQDNRTSLELCWFHEETALHVTVHGYFLVTFLFGAVVLALVAWKICTLSSATAGKQEGQSWKAVFTVLGLSSLVGMTWGLAILTPLGLSTIYVFALLNSLQGVFIFCWFFMLYLPRQSANSSSSGTARVDQAQFSSPE from the exons ATGATGGTGACTCCCCGACTCTTAGGTGTCTTGCTcctgttcctgctcctggcctcag CCCACCACTCACACTGTGCAACCCCAGGTCAGAGGCCCATTGAAAAGCCAAGAAACGTCTGCTTGGGGATCCTGGGTGCAGGCCAGTACGACCCCTTCTCCTTGGAGGAGACCGCCCAGTGCTTTGCAAAGTGTCAACGGAGGCACCAGGAGTCGTGCAACGAGGGGAGCCTGCAGAG CTACTGGCTCAACTATGAGAAGTACCTGGTGCAGAATTTGAAGCACAGGGTGGACTTGCCTTTCGTCAAAGCTGTGGTCCAGACCTTCAGCACCAACACCACAGAGGACCTGAACTTCTCTCTAAAGCTCTCTGAG GTTCCAAGGCGGGTGATGAAGGGCGAGAACAAGCCCCCTGATGGAGTCCGATTTCCCAAGAGCTTTTTCAGAGACCTGCCAGGCAACAGGTCCGTCGTCCAGCTGGTCTTGATGGTTCTGAACGTAGGCCTGGGGACTCTCTTCAAG GGTCCCCGGCTCAGCCTGGAGGATGGCAGCCGCGTGTTGAACAACCGCCTGGTGAGCTTGAGTGTGAACAAAACACCTGTCACCAGGCTGGCCGAACCCGTGGAGATCACTTTCTCCCACCAGCGCCAGCCCCCT AACATGACCTTCACCTGTGTGTTCTGGGACACGGACAAAG GAGATTGGGATTCCAAGGGCTGCTCCACAGAGTGCCAAGCCGAGAAGACTGTCTGCCGCTGCGACCACCTGACATTTTTTGCCTTGCTGCTG AGGCCCATCTTGGACCAGACCACCGCACACATCCTCACACGCATCTCCCAGGCGGCCTGCGCTGTATCCACCATCTTCCTGGCCTTTACCATTGTCCTCTACACTGCCTTGAG GCTCTCCCGGCAGAGGTTCAAGTCAGAAGATCCCCCCAAGATCCACGTGTCCCTGAGCAGTAGCCTCCTTCTGCTGAATCTGGCCTTCTTGATCAATGTGGGCAGTGGCTCTGGAGGCTCCAGTGCTACCTGCTGGGCCCGGGGTGCCATGTTCCATTACTTCCTGCTTACTACCTTCACCTGGATGTGCCTGGAAGCCTTCCATCTCTACCTGCTTGCTATTCAGGTCTTCAACACCTACTTTAGGCACTATTTCCTGAAGCTGAGCTTGGTGGGCTGGG gcctgcctgccctCGTGGTCATTGGCACAGGGAGTGCCAACAGCTATGGCCTCTACAACATCCGTGACCAGGACAACCGCACCTCGCTAGAGCT GTGCTGGTTCCATGAAGAAACTGCCCTCCATGTCACTGTCCATGGTTACTTCCTGGTCACCTTCCTATTTGGCGCTGTGGTCCTGGCCTTGGTGGCATGGAAGATCTGTACTCTTTCAAGTGCCACGGCAGGCAagcaggaggggcagagctggaaggCGGTCTTCACGGTGCTGGGGCTCTCAAGCCTTGTGGGCATGACGTGGGGGCTAGCCATCCTCACACCCCTGGGTCTCTCCACCATCTATGTCTTCGCACTTCTCAACTCACTGCAAG